A stretch of Brassica napus cultivar Da-Ae chromosome C6, Da-Ae, whole genome shotgun sequence DNA encodes these proteins:
- the LOC106408344 gene encoding uncharacterized protein LOC106408344, translating to MVLPGEGDRKHERPTKKALHNFRFPNLNWGTQQTMRCVKVEPHGGSGGEEGIEEFREKMMLDIKTVRESIFREHKEEEEDTNEKDESEQPKKEREVSPPEETAEVKRWNLRKRRGDCEDSFIELGFGFFEEKVNTSSIRSTFISTLTKKEVEDDMMMMMGKAPPRRPKKRPRAVQKKINLLHPAFYFSEEVAEDIYNVSDAAEKVKKVSSFTIP from the exons ATGGTGTTACCTGGTGAGGGAGACCGGAAGCATGAGAGACCGACGAAGAAGGCTCTCCACAATTTCAGGTTCCCTAACTTGAATTGGGGAACTCAGCAAACTATGAGGTGCGTGAAGGTCGAACCTCACGGTGGTTCAGGCGGGGAGGAAGGGATCGAAGAGTTTAGGGAGAAGATGATGTTGGACATTAAAACGGTGAGAGAATCTATTTTTAGAGAACAcaaagaggaggaagaggacaCGAACGAGAAAGATGAATCAGAACAGCCGAAGAAGGAAAGGGAGGTTTCTCCGCCGGAAGAGACGGCGGAGGTGAAGAGGTGGAATTTaagaaagagaagaggagaCTGTGAGGATTCGTTTATAGAATTAGGGTTTGGGTTTTTCGAGGAGAAAGTGAATACGTCGTCGATAAGGTCCACTTTCATCTCGACGCTGACGAAGAAAGAGGTGGAAGatgatatgatgatgatgatgggtAAAGCACCACCGCGACGACCCAAGAAACGTCCCAGAGCGGTTCAGAAAAAGATCAAT TTGCTGCATCCAGCTTTTTATTTTAGTGAGGAAGTTGCTGAAGATATCTACAATGTCTCGGATGCCGCCGAGAAGGTGAAGAAGGTATCATCTTTCACAATCCCATGA